A window of Sesamum indicum cultivar Zhongzhi No. 13 unplaced genomic scaffold, S_indicum_v1.0 scaffold00670, whole genome shotgun sequence genomic DNA:
AGCACATAGACCTGATGGGTTCTCATCGGGTTTTTATAGAGCTGCCTGGCCAATCGTGGGTCCAGAGGTTACGAAGGCAATCTTGGAGTTCTTTACCACGGGAAAACTGCTGAAGCAAATCAACACCACACTTCTGGCATTTATCCCTAAGGTACATGCCCATATGATGGTCACAGATTTTCGCCCTATTTCGTGttgtaatgttttatataagattattgccaaactTATTGTACAAAAGTTGAGTATGGTGTTGGATAAGTTGATAAGACGTTGTCAGGCTGCCTTTATTCCTGGTCGTAGTATTGGAGATAATATACTGTTAGCACAGGAACTATTTACAGGCTACAATCAGGCATGCCTACCTCCTAGATATGCACTGAAAGTGGATATCCGAAAAGCTTATGACACGGTAGAATGGAATTTTCTACTTGTAGTGTTACACCTGTTTGGATTCCCGACTATGTTCATTAGGTGGATAGAGGAGTGTGTCACGACACCCTCGTTTTTCATCGGGTTGAATAGGAAACCTCAGGGTTTCTTTACGGGATCGAGAGGGTTACGGTAGGGGGACCCTTTATCGCCAATCTGTTCGTTCTCGTAATGGAGGTTCTGCATTTGATTCTTCTGTAGATGATTGATCAGgacatgcatttttcttttcattagaAATGTGAGCCTTCTCGATTATTTTAGCTTGGATTTGCAGATGATCGGTTGCTGCTCTGCAAAGCTGATATGCACTCTATAGGGGTCTTTAAGCAGAGGTTGGACCTATTCGCCTCCTGGTCAGATCTCCGGCTTAATGTGCATAAGAGCCATCTTATAATCTCTCGATCTGCACAAGGGATACGGGAGGAGCTGTTAGTGATGCTCGACTTTCAGGAAGGGCACCTTCCGATGAGGTGCTTGGAACTTCCTCTACTTTCCTCTAGATTATCGTTAACAAACTGCTAGcctttattattgaaaattgatcaaCGCATTAAAGGTTGAGAAGGAATGAGATTATCATATGATGGGagggtacaaattattaaatttgtccTTATggcattaaatatatattgggcttctgTGTTCATCCTacctaaaggtgttataaGGGAGATTGAGAAGCGTCTGAGAGCTTTTGTGTGGAAGGGCACAACGACCAGTGGATATGCCAAAGTAGCAAGTAGGGATGTCTATAGACCGGCGTCAGAGCGGGCTCAGGGCCTAAGGGACATCGCTACTTTAAACCGTACGTTAATGAGCAAGAAGCTGTGTGATGTTATTCGATGTGATAGAACATCAATCTGTGTAGAATGGTTATTTAACAGGCGGCTACGTGATAAATCTGTATGGACGGTCACTGACAATGGGGGTTCTTTGGGTTGGAGGAAACTCCTTCGACTATGCCCATTGCTTCGATTgatggtggactatcagattgGTGATGGGAATTCAATTTATCTATGGCATGATCTATTGCATCACCTTGGTCCTCTTATGGAGAGATTCCCACGGGGTCCACGTCTGCTTGGGCTTAGGACAGCGGACAAGCTTAGCAGTGTTATTATGGAGGGGCAATGGCATTGGCCTCTCATTATGGACATTGAGTGCTTGGagattttgcatgcattgCCAATAATTCATGGCGAGAAAGATTGCATTATTTGGTGATTCGAGACGGTAGGACCCACAGTTGCATCTCTTTATAGGCCATTGCACCCACCGTGACCCAAGGTAGGTACTCTCGGGTTTTCTAAAGATCCCCAGGCATAatttcatcctatggcttgcgaTTTTTTGGGAAAACTATCCAcaactgataaaccatggctatcatACTTAGGCAcctatatattatgtgatgagggcgCAATAGAGACACATACTCATCTATTCTTTCGATGCCGTTATACCAGAAGATGCCTGATAGCGATTCAACGGCGTGTTCAATTTGA
This region includes:
- the LOC105180318 gene encoding uncharacterized protein LOC105180318, whose amino-acid sequence is MALNIYWASVFILPKGVIREIEKRLRAFVWKGTTTSGYAKVASRDVYRPASERAQGLRDIATLNRTLMSKKLCDVIRCDRTSICVEWLFNRRLRDKSVWTVTDNGGSLGWRKLLRLCPLLRLMVDYQIGDGNSIYLWHDLLHHLGPLMERFPRGPRLLGLRTADKLSSVIMEGQWHWPLIMDIECLEILHALPIIHGEKDCIIW